The Oryzias melastigma strain HK-1 linkage group LG13, ASM292280v2, whole genome shotgun sequence genome window below encodes:
- the si:cabz01090165.1 gene encoding leucine-rich repeat and fibronectin type III domain-containing protein 1-like protein isoform X2, with amino-acid sequence MDSLTSLVCPVLVLLFLPPCFPSMLCPKRCTCQNLLPSYTVLCAKTGLLFVPPNIDRQTAELRLMDNFITTLRHRDFANMSSLIHLTLSRNTISQIRPYTFADLQELHALHMDANRLTVLDDSHFQGLVNLRHLILANNQLHSISEGAFQDFLETLEDLDLSYNNLVDIPWDTIALLVSVNTLSLDHNLIESVPEGIFSNLHKLARLDMTSNKLKKIPPDPLFLRIPVYAKMKGSPLTALVLSFGGNPLHCNCELVWLRRLTREDDLETCASPKDLAGKYFWTIREEEFVCEPPMITRHTSKMFVMEGQEVSLRCKSIGDPEPSTHWVSPDGKLIGNTSRTICYENGSLDILKASVKDSGKFTCIASNAAGEATAPVELVVNPSPHFDPKLDPDPGPSDIPTSIKSNVSGGHLRPDQQRVSVSDLTSSSAVIRWPPQNHIPGVRMYQIQYNSSTDDILIYRAAERSFRDEVMSSITRRAQRVEPLLLDIWRLLPPRLPGEEFRSMSHQGRPKTEGLSLSTGWMIHINHHQINKRIPQ; translated from the exons ATGGACTCCCTCACTTCGCTGGTCTGCCCCGTCCTCGTCCTGCTGTTCCTGCCCCCCTGCTTCCCCTCCATGCTGTGCCCAAAGCGCTGCACGTGCCAGAACCTGCTGCCGTCCTACACCGTGCTGTGCGCCAAGACGGGCCTCCTCTTCGTCCCGCCCAACATCGACCGGCAGACGGCCGAGCTGCGGCTGATGGACAACTTCATCACCACGCTGAGGCACCGCGACTTCGCCAACATGTCCAGCCTG ATCCACTTGACCCTCAGCAGAAACACCATCAGCCAGATCAGGCCGTACACCTTCGCTGACCTCCAGGAGCTGCACGCCCTGCATATGGACGCCAACCGCCTGACCGTCCTGGACGACTCCCACTTCCAGGGCCTGGTGAACCTGAGGCACCTCATCCTGGCCAACAACCAGCTGCACAGCATCTCTGAAGGAGCCTTCCAG gACTTCCTGGAGACTCTGGAGGACTTGGACCTGAGCTACAACAACCTGGTGGACATCCCCTGGGACACCATTGCGTTGCTGGTCAGTGTCAACACGCTCAGCCTGGACCACAACCTCATCGAGAGCGTCCCCGAGGGGATCTTCTCCAACCTGCACAAGCTGGCCAG ACTGGACATGACGTCTAACAAGCTGAAGAAGATCCCCCCCGACCCGCTCTTCCTCCGGATCCCCGTGTACGCCAAGATGAAGGGCTCGCCGCTCACGGCGCTGGTGCTGAGCTTTGGCGGGAACCCGCTGCACTGCAACTGCGAGCTGGTGTGGCTGCGCAGACTCACCCGGGAGGATGACCTGGAGACCTGCGCATCCCCCAAAGACCTCGCCGGCAAATACTTCTGGACCATACGCGAG GAAGAGTTTGTCTGTGAGCCTCCGATGATAACCCGTCACACCTCCAAGATGTTCGTGATGGAAGGTCAGGAGGTCAGCCTGCGCTGCAAGTCCATCGGAGATCCGGAGCCGTCGACCCACTGGGTCAGTCCTGACGGGAAGCTGATCGGAAACACCTCCAGAACCATCTGCTACGAGAACGGATCGCTGGACATCCTCAAGGCGTCCGTCAAG GATTCTGGGAAGTTCACATGCATCGCCTCCAACGCGGCCGGGGAGGCCACGGCGCCGGTGGAGTTGGTCGTCAACCCCTCGCCTCATTTTGACCCCAAGCTGGACCCGGACCCGGGGCCGTCCGACATCCCCACTTCCATCAAGTCCAACGTCAGCGGGGGTCACCTCAGGCCCGACCAGCAGAGGGTCAGCGTGTCGGACCTCACGTCGAGCTCGGCGGTCATCCGGTGGCCGCCCCAGAACCACATCCCCGGCGTCCGCATGTACCAGATCCAGTACAACAGCTCCACGGACGACATCCTCATATACAG AGCGGCTGAGCGCTCCTTTAGAGATGAGGTGATGAGCTCGATCACCCGGAGAGCACAGAGAGTAGAACCACTGCTCCTCGACATCTGGAGGCTCCTCCCACCTCGCCTCCCAGGGGAGGAGTTCAGGAGCATGTCCCACCAGGGAAGACCCAAGACAGAGGGACTAAGTCTCTCAACTGGATGGATGATTCACATAAAC